One window from the genome of Desulfuromonas acetoxidans DSM 684 encodes:
- the aroC gene encoding chorismate synthase, translating into MSSSFGTLFKVTTFGESHCPAVGAIVDGVPPRMTLTEADIQVQLDRRRPGQNKLGTDRDEADQVKLLSGVEFGKTLGSPIGLMVANKDQRPGDYGSMSQIPRPSHADYTYRAKYGTHASSGGGRSSARETIGRVAAGAIAEKFLLEEYGIEIVSWVSSVGAVDATGVDMETLTRQQVDGCDVRCPDAVAAEQMTAEILAAREAKDSVGGVLSCVCRNVPAGWGEPAFDRLEALMAHAMLSLPASKGFEIGSGFAGARQRGSVHNDPFVMKNGRLGTETNRSGGVQGGISNGEPVYFRVAFKPPATIGQEQQTVDFDGNPAVLAAKGRHDPCVVARAVPIVETMAALVLADLALIQRMRA; encoded by the coding sequence ATGTCGAGCAGTTTCGGAACCCTGTTCAAAGTGACGACATTTGGTGAATCCCATTGCCCGGCCGTTGGCGCGATTGTTGATGGTGTTCCCCCGCGCATGACGCTGACCGAGGCCGATATTCAGGTGCAACTGGACCGGCGTCGCCCCGGCCAGAACAAGCTGGGCACGGATCGCGACGAAGCGGATCAGGTGAAATTGCTTTCCGGGGTTGAGTTTGGCAAAACCCTTGGCTCACCCATCGGGTTGATGGTGGCCAACAAAGATCAACGCCCCGGTGATTACGGTTCCATGAGTCAGATCCCGCGTCCTTCCCATGCCGATTATACCTATCGCGCCAAGTACGGGACTCATGCGTCCAGTGGCGGTGGCCGTTCCAGTGCGCGTGAAACCATTGGCCGGGTGGCTGCCGGCGCCATTGCTGAAAAATTTCTCCTGGAAGAATACGGTATTGAAATTGTCTCCTGGGTCAGTTCCGTCGGTGCTGTTGATGCCACAGGCGTAGACATGGAAACGTTGACCCGTCAGCAAGTGGATGGCTGCGATGTGCGGTGCCCCGATGCGGTGGCCGCCGAGCAGATGACGGCTGAGATTCTTGCCGCCCGTGAAGCCAAAGATTCCGTCGGTGGCGTGCTTAGCTGTGTGTGTCGCAATGTGCCTGCCGGTTGGGGAGAGCCTGCCTTTGACCGTCTCGAAGCGCTGATGGCGCACGCCATGCTGTCGTTGCCCGCTTCCAAAGGCTTTGAAATCGGCTCCGGATTCGCCGGTGCCCGCCAGCGTGGTTCCGTTCACAACGATCCGTTTGTTATGAAAAATGGCCGCCTCGGTACCGAAACCAACCGCAGTGGCGGTGTTCAGGGCGGCATCTCGAATGGCGAACCGGTCTATTTTCGGGTGGCGTTCAAGCCACCGGCAACCATTGGCCAGGAGCAACAGACTGTTGATTTTGACGGTAATCCGGCGGTCTTGGCAGCCAAGGGGCGTCACGATCCCTGTGTTGTGGCCCGTGCCGTTCCCATTGTTGAAACCATGGCGGCGCTGGTGCTGGCTGATCTGGCCTTGATCCAACGGATGCGAGCCTGA